From Senegalia massiliensis, a single genomic window includes:
- the dusB gene encoding tRNA dihydrouridine synthase DusB yields the protein MKIGNIDIKNNVALAPMAGVTDLSFRLICKEQNVGLIYTEMVSAKGLYYSDKKTEELMKIKREERPVSLQIFGSDPNIMAKVVKEKLNYKDDFDILDINMGCPTPKIVKNGDGSALMKDPKLIGEIVSEVVKVSNKPVTVKIRKGWDDNNINAVEVAKVIEDSGASLLAIHGRTREEFYSGKADWDIIKNVKEAIEIPVLGNGDIFSPLDAQKMLQYTNCDGVMIGRGARGNPWIFDRTVKLLSKGILPLEPTNREKINMCIKHLELLVHYKGEQIAVKDIRKHIGWYTKGMHNSSAIRGQLNQFNNKEKIIYLLNEYIDSIE from the coding sequence TTGAAAATAGGAAATATAGATATTAAAAATAATGTTGCACTTGCTCCTATGGCAGGAGTTACTGATTTGTCTTTTCGTTTAATATGTAAAGAACAGAATGTAGGACTTATATATACTGAAATGGTAAGTGCTAAAGGTTTATATTATAGTGATAAAAAAACAGAAGAACTTATGAAAATAAAACGAGAAGAAAGACCAGTATCTCTTCAAATATTTGGTTCAGATCCAAATATAATGGCAAAAGTAGTAAAAGAAAAATTAAATTATAAAGATGATTTTGATATATTAGATATAAATATGGGTTGTCCTACACCTAAAATAGTAAAAAATGGTGATGGTAGTGCATTAATGAAAGACCCAAAACTTATAGGTGAAATAGTTTCTGAGGTTGTAAAGGTATCAAACAAACCTGTTACTGTAAAAATAAGAAAAGGTTGGGATGACAATAATATAAATGCAGTAGAAGTTGCTAAAGTTATAGAAGATAGTGGGGCTAGTTTACTTGCTATACATGGACGAACAAGAGAAGAATTTTATTCTGGAAAAGCTGACTGGGATATTATAAAAAATGTAAAGGAAGCTATAGAAATACCTGTACTAGGTAATGGCGATATATTTTCTCCATTGGATGCTCAAAAAATGTTGCAATATACAAATTGTGATGGAGTTATGATAGGAAGAGGTGCAAGGGGAAATCCTTGGATATTTGATAGAACTGTAAAGTTATTAAGTAAAGGAATATTACCATTAGAGCCGACTAATAGAGAAAAAATAAATATGTGTATAAAACATTTAGAGTTATTAGTACATTATAAAGGTGAGCAAATTGCAGTGAAAGACATAAGAAAGCATATAGGTTGGTATACAAAAGGGATGCATAACTCTTCAGCTATACGTGGTCAATTAAATCAATTCAATAATAAAGAAAAAATAATTTATCTATTAAATGAATATATAGATTCCATAGAATAG